AGGCGATATCCTTGGGCACGATGAAGCTGAATTCAAAGCGGCCGTTTTGCACCGGCACCTGCCCGCGGTAGAGCGTGCCGCCGGAGAGCTGGTAGTTGATCGTATCGTCGGTGCAGTAAGTGTAATGGCGGCGGCGCGGGACATCGCGGACGGTGACGGACATCGCGCCGTTGAATCCGACGAGGAGATTGCCGTCGGCATCGGTGACGGTCCCGGTGACCGCCGCCGGTGCGAGCGCGGTCAGACTGTCGGGGGAGAGCGAGGCGAAGTTGACGCGCCGGGTGGGCAGGCCGAGCTTCAGCGCCGGATCGCCGAAGAGGATATAACCGCGGTCATTGGCGCAGGGGCACGGGGGCGTGTCGCAGTTTTCAAACAGGCGGCAATTCAACTCGAAATACTGCCGTGTGAGTTTGCCGGTGTAGAGCGCGGCGGCAATGCCGGTCAGCCCGCGTTTGAAGAGCAAATCGAAGACCACCTCGTTGAGATCGGCGTTGGCCAGCGCCCCCGACAGGCGGGTGGCGGAGATCACGGCGACGGCCCCGCCCTCCGGCATCCGAATCCATTCCTCCGACATTCCTTCGTCGACCGGGTCATCGAAAAAACCGATCGAGCAGGAGAAGGTCAGCACCGCATGGGGTGTGGACCCGTTGGTCAGCCGGGGCAGATCGACGGTGCGCTCGAAGACGCGCTCGTGGGCCATGACATCGGGGTTGCCGTGGCCGAGGAAGTCGAAGACTAAGACGCCCTCGTTGAGTCCCGCGACGACCGCCTCCTTGGCAGCGGGCTTGCGGCAGCCGGTGGCGGCCGGATCGACGCAGGAGGGGTTGTCGAAGGGGTATTCGGTCAGATAGATCTTCTGCACGTCGATGCGCGGCGGGATGTAGGCGTTGGCGATCGCCTCGGCGTCGCGGATGTGGAAGCCCTCGCAGACGGAGAGATTGTCGCGCTCGCCGTACTCGTCATCAGCGACCATCATCACGCGCGAGCGCCAGGGGCCGAGGTTCTCGGCGGATTCGTAGCGTTTGATCTTGGCGGTGATGGCGGCGATTTCGGCGGAGTTGCGCACCGGCCAGCGCCCGATCAACATGTCGGGAAAGGGATTGGCCTGCGTGTCGCCTTCGGCGTCGAGCACGGCGCGGTCGGTGAAATAGACGTAGCTCTCATCGGAGACCACCGCGTCATCGCGCACGATGTACGGCGGGACATAGTTGACCGAATTGGCGCGGGTGTTGTTGAGAAAGTCGTTGGTGCCATCGCCGACCAGGAGCGCAAAGACCGGCTGCGGGCCGGGCCAGTGGTAGTGGGTGTGGCGCAGGAAGCGGCGGATGGCGACGGGGTCCTGCGGGCCGAGGGCAAAGCTGTTGTAGATATCCTCGACGGCGACATAGCGGGTGACGAGGTTGTCGGTCCCGGCGCGGTAGTCGAGGAAATCGGCGGTGGCGTTGCCGAAGGCGCGCGGGCCTATGGCCAGGTAGTCGGCGCCGGTGGACGGAGTGTGCAGGTCGACCACGGTGACCGGTGCGACGGCCCGCGGTGTCTTCAGCGAGGCGTTGACAAAGGCATAGAACAGGCGACGCCGGCCTTTGGCCAGCGCGGCGCCAAACCGGAGGTCGTTGCCGTCACGGCCGGCGTCGATGACGGCGCGCGGACGCTGCGGATCGGAGATGTCCCAGACTTGTGCCGACGCGCCGCCGGCGATGGTGAAGTTCAGCGCGGCGGTGGTGTCGGGCGCGGCGAACTTGAACGCTCCCGCGGCCATCTCGAGGCGGCGGTGGTATTCGATCGTGTAGAAGTCGAGGTAATAGCTGGCGGTGTTGGCCGCATCGAAGAAGAGCTCATAGTCAACATTCGGATCGTAGGCGGCCAGGCGGAAGGTCGAGAGGGTGGAACGGTCCTCCCCCTTGCGCTCGGCGACGACGTCGGGGAAGACGGTCTGGCCGGCGATGCGCAGGCGCGGATGGTAGTCGGCGGCGAAGCCGGCCCAGGTGCCCATCTCGATGAGCGCCGGCAACCCCGGGGCGGCGTTGCGGGCCTCGTAGAAGGTGATCGCGCCGACGCGGCGATTGCGGAAGTAGCGCGTGTAATAACTCTCAATGAATCCCGAGGAGGCGATGCGCAGGATGGTGTCCTCCTCGTGGCGGGCGCGGACGATGCCGGTGAACTGATCGAGGGCGCCCGGCGCGGGCGGCGCCGAGAGCGATTCGACGCGCAGCGGCGGGGTCGAAGCGGAATGCGACAGCGCCAGCCAGTAGACATTGTCGCGGTCGTAGCGGTGCACGACATCGACGAGATTGCCGAGCGAATCGACATCCCAGCGGTTGAGGCCATCGCCCCAGAAGAGGAACTGCTCGCCATCTTCGAAGGCGGCGTCATCGTCGCCCTGCCAGAGCATGGCGGCCTCGCGCAGCGTCGGGGCGGGATCGGCGACCTTGGTGGACAGTTGTCGTCCGGGGCCGGCGAAAAGACGCATCCCGGCGGGGTTGACGCCGTTGAGCGACACGCCGGCCATGCGCAGGATGCTGGGTGTGATGACAAAGACGCCGTCGCCGCGGGTGCGCAGCGACACCCACTGCGCGCCGCCGGCGAAGGGGTTGGTTTCGACGGCGGGTTTGGCCAGATTGCGTTCGGCGTCGACGCGCGCGTCTTCGGGGTTCAGAAGCAATTGACCGAGGATGGCGGCATAGGGATCGCGCGACGGCAACGGCGCGCCCGCGTATGACCCGCCGGAAAAACGCACAGAGACCGTCATGGCATCGGTCAGATCGAGCGCGCCCTGCGGATCGGCATACAGCGCCGGATGCAGAATGAGACGCGCCACCCGCACACCATGCAGGGTGAACAGGTCATCGACGACCAGGCGGGTGTCGGGATAGGGCCAGGCCGGAGCTTCAAGCGACAATGGCCGGGGCGGGGTCAGGCGGCGACTTGTGCCGACATTCAGCAGGGTTGCATCGACGCGATCGGCGCCAGGGGGCAGCGCAATGTAGATGATGCGTCCGGGAACCTGCGGCAACCCGGAGCGCGCGTCGAGCGCGGCATTCGCGATGTCGAGATAGACACCCTGCGCGTTGTTCGCCCAAACGGGAGCGCCGGTGCGGTAAACAAACTGGATTTCGGACTCGGAGCGGGAGAGGATCGAGCAGTCATCGTAAAGCGATGCCTGCGCGCGGACCGCGCAAAGAGCGGACAAGCAGAACGCCAGGATGTAGCGGTTGACGCGCACCATGATTTGGTCCCGAAACCGGGACGGTGATTCTTTGGTGTACCACACCCCTGCCCCTAATGGCGAGAGTGTGAAGAATCAATCGAAGTGGTGCGCTAAAACCTCCTGTGGCTCAAACCGTTTACGGTCCGGCAAAGACGTTGTTAATTAACATCTTCGCGGTCGAATTGTCAAACGACAATTATGTGGCCGCCCCCGGCTTTGTATCCGGCGGGAAGCTTCTCCCCTCCATGCAAGCGGCAGGCCAACGGGGCGCATTTGGGTCACGGCGCGCTAAGTGGCATTCGGGCAAGGGGTCGCAAGCGTCGCAGGTAAACCGGGCGCGACGGGTCTGAGTTCGAGATGCGCAAAACCCTGCGCAGAGATGCGACCGATGACTGCGAAATGTCACCGAAGCGAGGCGTGGGGCGTTGACGCACATAAATCGTCTGGTATATTGGATTTGCGGGCTGTCCATCGTGTTTGCCCCGCGGCTGTACGTACCTGCGATTCGGCCGGTGCCCCATCGAGACCAGAAAACCTGAGGAGTGTGTGATGCTGAAGCGAATGCTTCCGGCGGTCTGTTTGTGTGTGGCGGTCTTCCTGTGGGCGGCGCCGGGAGTGGCGACGGTGCGTGACGACGGCCATGTGAACCCGTCGCAGGGGGAGCGGATCCCCGGCGTGTTGGTGATCCAGCTGGCCGAGGGGTACATGCCTTTTGGCAACAAGCTGCAGAGCAACGGCGCGACCATGGGTGTGCCGGCGGTGGATCAGTTGAATGTGAAGCACGGGATGAGCGACTACTATCCCCTCTTTCCGCGCGGCAGCGCGAGCGCCAAGTCGGTGGCCGCCGGCCAATCGCCGATGGACCGCTGGCATCTGCTCTACTTCGATCCGTCCGCCGATCTCGACAAACTGGCCGCCGAGTACGAGGCGCTGCCGGAGGTTGAGCGAGTCGACTTCGATTACTTCGCCTATATCATGCGCACGCCCGACGATGCGCTGTATCCGCAGATGTTCCAACTCAATCAGGGCAGCGACCGTGACATGGACGCGCCGGAGGCGTGGGAGAAGACGGTCGGCAGTCCCGACATCATCCTCGCCGATACCGACACCGGGGTGCTCTGGTCGCATGAGGACTTAAACGCCAATGTCTGGATCAACCCGGGCGAGGACCTGGACGGTGACCGGGTGGTGATGGATCCCTCGGACATGAACGGCATTGACGATGACGGCAACGGGTATGTCGATGACCTGATCGGTTGGGACTTTGTCACCAGCGGCAGTCTGGTCTGGCCGGGGGAGGACGGGGCGATCCAGGACAATGATCCCAACGACTTCAACGGGCATGGGACGCACACCTCGGGCACGATCGCGGCGACAACGAACAACACGGTCGGGGTGTCGGGGGTGGCCGGCGGATTCGGAGTGAGCGAGCCGGGCTGCCGGATCATGTGCCTGCGCATGGGCTATTCGTTTGACGACGGCGGCCAGGAGAACGGCCGCACGCACATGAGCTATGTCGCGCAGGCGTTCACTTACGCCTACCG
Above is a genomic segment from bacterium containing:
- the porU gene encoding type IX secretion system sortase PorU, whose amino-acid sequence is MVRVNRYILAFCLSALCAVRAQASLYDDCSILSRSESEIQFVYRTGAPVWANNAQGVYLDIANAALDARSGLPQVPGRIIYIALPPGADRVDATLLNVGTSRRLTPPRPLSLEAPAWPYPDTRLVVDDLFTLHGVRVARLILHPALYADPQGALDLTDAMTVSVRFSGGSYAGAPLPSRDPYAAILGQLLLNPEDARVDAERNLAKPAVETNPFAGGAQWVSLRTRGDGVFVITPSILRMAGVSLNGVNPAGMRLFAGPGRQLSTKVADPAPTLREAAMLWQGDDDAAFEDGEQFLFWGDGLNRWDVDSLGNLVDVVHRYDRDNVYWLALSHSASTPPLRVESLSAPPAPGALDQFTGIVRARHEEDTILRIASSGFIESYYTRYFRNRRVGAITFYEARNAAPGLPALIEMGTWAGFAADYHPRLRIAGQTVFPDVVAERKGEDRSTLSTFRLAAYDPNVDYELFFDAANTASYYLDFYTIEYHRRLEMAAGAFKFAAPDTTAALNFTIAGGASAQVWDISDPQRPRAVIDAGRDGNDLRFGAALAKGRRRLFYAFVNASLKTPRAVAPVTVVDLHTPSTGADYLAIGPRAFGNATADFLDYRAGTDNLVTRYVAVEDIYNSFALGPQDPVAIRRFLRHTHYHWPGPQPVFALLVGDGTNDFLNNTRANSVNYVPPYIVRDDAVVSDESYVYFTDRAVLDAEGDTQANPFPDMLIGRWPVRNSAEIAAITAKIKRYESAENLGPWRSRVMMVADDEYGERDNLSVCEGFHIRDAEAIANAYIPPRIDVQKIYLTEYPFDNPSCVDPAATGCRKPAAKEAVVAGLNEGVLVFDFLGHGNPDVMAHERVFERTVDLPRLTNGSTPHAVLTFSCSIGFFDDPVDEGMSEEWIRMPEGGAVAVISATRLSGALANADLNEVVFDLLFKRGLTGIAAALYTGKLTRQYFELNCRLFENCDTPPCPCANDRGYILFGDPALKLGLPTRRVNFASLSPDSLTALAPAAVTGTVTDADGNLLVGFNGAMSVTVRDVPRRRHYTYCTDDTINYQLSGGTLYRGQVPVQNGRFEFSFIVPKDIAYGQTGARVMGHAVAAAEVAGGALDSIPLAVSAGAVNDTAGPAVALRTDKGEVIVDGFHLPEDAALEVAVDDPSGINLTGSSGHRFEVFVDEAQTPFADLTDLFVYDPGSPNKGKAQFSIAGLTQGAHRLQLKVWDNANNSTASDYDLQVVAKETDIDFRLTEFLNHPNPLSDLTTFYFRATRAITSARIRLFTLAGRLIWEADAQDGLTSWDGRDNTGDRVANGVYLAQLEAVGQVLADDGQIVDKKAYREMKVVVSR